The Streptomyces seoulensis genome contains a region encoding:
- a CDS encoding TerD family protein has protein sequence MGVSLSKGGNVSLTKEAPGLTAVIVGLGWDVRTTTGTDFDLDASALLLNNAGKVASDQHFVFFNNLKSPDGSVEHTGDNLTGEGEGDDEQVKVDLAAVPTDVERIVFPVSIYEAENRQQSFGQVRNAFIRVVNQAGGQELARYDLSEDASTETAMVFGELYRNGPEWKFRAIGQGYASGLRGIAQDFGVNV, from the coding sequence GTGGGAGTCAGCCTCAGCAAGGGTGGCAACGTATCGCTGACCAAGGAGGCTCCCGGCCTGACCGCCGTCATCGTCGGTCTGGGCTGGGACGTGCGCACCACGACCGGCACCGACTTCGACCTCGATGCCAGCGCGCTGCTGCTGAACAACGCCGGCAAGGTGGCCAGCGACCAGCACTTCGTCTTCTTCAACAACCTCAAGAGCCCCGACGGCTCGGTCGAGCACACCGGCGACAACCTCACCGGTGAGGGCGAGGGCGACGACGAGCAGGTCAAGGTGGACCTCGCCGCGGTCCCGACCGACGTGGAGCGGATCGTCTTCCCGGTCTCGATCTACGAGGCCGAGAACCGCCAGCAGTCGTTCGGCCAGGTCCGCAACGCCTTCATCCGCGTCGTCAACCAGGCGGGCGGCCAGGAGCTGGCGCGCTACGACCTCAGCGAGGACGCCTCCACCGAGACCGCCATGGTCTTCGGCGAGCTGTACCGCAACGGCCCGGAGTGGAAGTTCCGCGCCATCGGCCAGGGGTACGCCTCGGGCCTGCGCGGCATCGCCCAGGACTTCGGCGTCAACGTCTGA
- a CDS encoding TerD family protein → MGVTLAKGGNVSLSKAAPNLTSVSIGLGWDARSTTGAPFDLDASALLCGAGNRVLGDEWFVFYNQLTSPDGSVEHTGDNLTGEGDGDDESILVELSQVSPQCEKIIFPVSIHMADERGQSFGQVSNAFIRVVNQADGQELARYDLSEDASTETAMIFGELYRYQGEWKFRAVGQGYASGLRGIALDFGVNVS, encoded by the coding sequence ATGGGTGTCACGCTCGCCAAGGGGGGCAATGTCTCCCTCTCCAAGGCCGCACCGAATCTCACCAGCGTCTCGATCGGGCTCGGCTGGGACGCCCGCTCCACCACCGGCGCCCCCTTCGACCTGGACGCCAGCGCCCTGCTGTGCGGCGCCGGGAACCGGGTGCTGGGGGACGAGTGGTTCGTGTTCTACAACCAGCTCACCAGTCCGGACGGCTCGGTGGAGCACACCGGCGACAACCTCACCGGTGAGGGCGACGGCGACGACGAATCGATTCTGGTGGAGCTTTCCCAGGTCTCTCCCCAGTGCGAGAAGATCATTTTCCCGGTCTCGATCCATATGGCCGACGAGCGAGGCCAGTCCTTCGGTCAGGTCTCCAACGCCTTCATCCGGGTGGTCAACCAGGCCGACGGCCAGGAACTCGCCCGCTACGACCTCAGCGAGGACGCCTCCACCGAAACGGCCATGATCTTCGGCGAGCTCTACCGGTATCAGGGCGAATGGAAGTTCCGTGCGGTCGGACAGGGGTACGCGTCCGGACTTCGGGGCATCGCTCTAGACTTCGGAGTCAACGTTTCGTAA
- a CDS encoding DUF475 domain-containing protein, whose product MLLKTFGWSFAVTALGLVAAVFYGGWQGFGIVAILSILEISLSFDNAVVNAGILKKMNAFWQKIFLTVGVLIAVFGMRLVFPVVIVAVSAKMGPIEAVDLALNNKDRYQELVTDAHPSIAAFGGMFLLMIFLDFIFEDRDIQWLRWIERPLAKLGKVDMLSVCIALIVLLITSFTFATHAHQHGGAHVDKAQTVLIAGIAGLITYMVVGGLSGYFEDKLEAEEEAEHEAEEEAARSGKPRSAVKLAGQAAFFMFLYLEVLDASFSFDGVIGAFAITNDIVLMALGLGIGAMYVRSLTVYLVRQGTLDDYVYLEHGAHYAIGALAVILMVTIRYEINEVVTGLVGVVLIAWSFWSSVRRNRALAAEGGDSGSSEKTQISSGV is encoded by the coding sequence GTGCTTCTGAAAACCTTCGGCTGGTCGTTCGCGGTTACCGCGCTCGGCCTGGTCGCGGCGGTCTTCTACGGGGGGTGGCAGGGCTTCGGCATCGTGGCGATCCTTTCCATCCTCGAGATTTCGCTGTCCTTCGACAACGCGGTGGTCAACGCCGGAATCCTGAAGAAGATGAATGCCTTCTGGCAGAAGATCTTCCTCACGGTCGGCGTGCTCATCGCGGTCTTCGGCATGCGGCTGGTCTTTCCCGTCGTCATCGTCGCCGTCAGCGCCAAGATGGGTCCGATCGAGGCCGTCGATCTCGCGCTGAACAACAAGGACCGCTATCAGGAACTGGTCACCGACGCCCATCCGTCGATCGCCGCGTTCGGTGGCATGTTCCTGCTGATGATCTTCCTCGACTTCATCTTCGAGGACCGGGACATCCAGTGGCTGCGCTGGATCGAACGTCCGCTGGCCAAGCTCGGCAAGGTCGACATGCTGTCGGTCTGCATCGCTCTGATCGTCCTGCTGATCACCTCCTTCACCTTTGCCACCCACGCCCACCAGCACGGCGGCGCCCATGTCGACAAGGCCCAGACGGTCCTGATCGCGGGCATCGCGGGACTGATCACGTACATGGTCGTCGGCGGTCTCTCCGGCTACTTCGAGGACAAGCTGGAGGCCGAGGAGGAGGCCGAGCACGAGGCCGAGGAGGAGGCCGCCCGCTCCGGCAAGCCACGCTCGGCGGTGAAGCTGGCCGGCCAGGCCGCGTTCTTCATGTTCCTGTACCTGGAAGTCCTGGACGCGTCCTTCTCCTTCGACGGGGTGATCGGCGCCTTCGCCATCACCAACGACATCGTCCTGATGGCGCTGGGCCTCGGCATCGGCGCGATGTACGTCCGTTCGCTGACCGTCTACCTGGTCCGCCAGGGCACCCTCGACGACTACGTCTACCTGGAGCACGGCGCCCACTACGCGATCGGCGCCCTGGCCGTGATCCTCATGGTCACCATCCGGTACGAGATCAACGAGGTCGTCACCGGTCTGGTCGGCGTCGTCCTGATCGCCTGGTCCTTCTGGTCCTCGGTGCGCCGCAACCGCGCGCTGGCGGCAGAGGGCGGCGACTCGGGGTCGAGCGAGAAGACCCAGATCTCGTCCGGGGTCTGA
- a CDS encoding TerD family protein, which yields MGFLDGLLGGRAADFDSGSSGSNAIELTKRHQQVSLTKQGAATGNLRVNLTWRMRTSDLGGATRDSLFRHPFKALKPPEVQGHGQSMVNVDLDLGCLYELTDGTKGVVQPLGGYLGDVNAPPYVKLSGDDRFGSASGETMYVNLDHRDAIKRLLVFVYIYDQTPAFDRTHAVVTLYPSNGPRIEIGLDERHPQARSCAVVLMENVKGELLVRREVKFVYGFQGELDRLYGWGLTWGRGYKSKADR from the coding sequence ATGGGTTTTCTCGACGGACTGCTGGGCGGCCGCGCCGCCGACTTCGACTCGGGCAGCTCCGGGTCCAACGCGATCGAACTGACCAAGCGGCACCAGCAGGTGTCCCTCACCAAGCAGGGCGCGGCCACCGGAAACCTGCGGGTCAACCTGACCTGGCGGATGCGCACCTCCGACCTCGGCGGCGCCACGCGCGACAGCCTCTTCCGGCACCCCTTCAAGGCGCTGAAACCGCCGGAAGTGCAGGGGCACGGCCAGAGCATGGTCAATGTCGACCTGGACCTCGGCTGCCTGTACGAACTGACCGACGGCACCAAGGGCGTCGTCCAGCCCCTCGGCGGCTATCTCGGCGACGTCAACGCACCGCCGTACGTCAAGCTCAGCGGCGACGACCGGTTCGGCTCGGCGTCGGGCGAGACGATGTACGTGAACCTGGACCACCGGGACGCCATCAAGCGGCTGCTGGTCTTCGTGTACATCTACGACCAGACCCCGGCCTTCGACCGCACCCACGCCGTGGTCACGCTCTATCCGAGCAACGGCCCGCGCATCGAGATCGGCCTCGACGAACGCCACCCGCAGGCCCGCTCGTGCGCGGTGGTGCTGATGGAGAACGTCAAGGGCGAGCTGCTCGTGCGCCGCGAGGTGAAGTTCGTCTACGGCTTCCAGGGCGAGCTGGACCGGCTGTACGGCTGGGGGCTGACCTGGGGGCGCGGGTACAAGTCCAAGGCGGACCGGTGA
- a CDS encoding TerD family protein — MTHAMLKGSNVPLDAATVRAVLRWTPGQDVPEVDASALLLDSERRVRSDEDFVFYNQPRHPSGAVWGLGKKPAAEGLTDTIQVDLAAVEPGVDRVLLVASADDVPFDRVPALCVLLYDASATDGEALARFEVKPETGAETALICGELYRRGDAWKFRALGEGYSNGLEGLATDFGISVDEAEAVAEEPRRQESLSVPLPPEQPPALPPLPAQPPAYGYPQPVSAQPPAYGYPQPASASQATYGYPQAASTQAPPAYGYPQPQPVPPVAPLDPDFRLPPQGPQFIGR, encoded by the coding sequence ATGACGCACGCGATGCTGAAGGGGTCGAACGTCCCGCTGGACGCCGCCACGGTACGGGCCGTGCTGCGCTGGACGCCGGGGCAGGACGTCCCGGAGGTGGACGCCTCGGCGCTGCTGCTGGACTCCGAGCGCCGGGTGCGCTCGGACGAGGACTTCGTCTTCTACAACCAGCCCCGCCACCCCTCCGGCGCGGTGTGGGGGCTCGGCAAGAAACCGGCCGCCGAGGGCCTGACCGACACCATCCAGGTGGACCTGGCCGCGGTGGAGCCCGGGGTGGACCGGGTCCTGCTGGTGGCCTCGGCCGACGACGTCCCCTTCGACCGCGTCCCGGCGCTGTGCGTGCTGCTGTACGACGCCTCGGCGACCGACGGCGAGGCGCTGGCCCGGTTCGAGGTGAAGCCGGAGACCGGCGCGGAGACGGCGCTGATCTGCGGCGAGCTGTACCGGCGCGGGGACGCCTGGAAGTTCCGCGCGCTCGGTGAGGGCTACTCCAACGGTCTGGAGGGGCTGGCCACGGACTTCGGCATCTCGGTGGACGAGGCGGAGGCGGTGGCCGAGGAGCCGCGCCGCCAGGAGTCCCTGTCGGTGCCGCTGCCCCCGGAGCAGCCCCCGGCGCTGCCGCCGCTCCCGGCCCAGCCGCCGGCCTACGGCTACCCGCAGCCCGTCTCCGCCCAGCCGCCCGCCTACGGCTATCCGCAGCCCGCCTCGGCGAGCCAGGCCACCTACGGCTACCCCCAGGCCGCCTCGACGCAGGCGCCGCCCGCCTACGGCTACCCCCAGCCGCAGCCGGTGCCCCCGGTGGCCCCGCTGGACCCGGACTTCCGGCTGCCGCCTCAGGGGCCGCAGTTCATCGGCCGCTAG
- a CDS encoding HpcH/HpaI aldolase/citrate lyase family protein, with amino-acid sequence MRHFGQIAPEARERLFHQEPCAFTADSPARLLSAALGATLYSPATRPRLAADIGKQTGNGVVSMVLCLEDSIADEDVPAGEENLVRQFAELDALNARTGAEPPLLFVRVRTPEQIPDLVRRLGAGARLLSGFVLPKFTEERGVPFLEALSAAETASGRRLFAMPVLESPELLYRESRVETLEGIARAVGKYRDRVLALRLGVTDFCSSYGLRRAPDMTAYDVQIVASVIADVVNMLARADGSGFTVTGPVWEYFRVPERVFKPQLRASPFLEVRAVELREKLIEHAMDGLLREISLDQANGLLGKTCIHPSHVLPVHALSVVSHEEFSDAADILRPDSDGGGVLRSAYTNKMNEVKPHRAWAERTLLRAEVFGVANEDIGFVDLLAAGVTG; translated from the coding sequence ATGCGTCATTTCGGGCAGATCGCCCCCGAAGCGCGGGAGCGTCTCTTCCACCAGGAGCCGTGCGCCTTCACCGCCGACTCCCCGGCCCGGCTGCTCTCCGCGGCCCTGGGGGCCACCCTGTACAGCCCGGCCACCCGGCCCCGCCTCGCCGCCGACATCGGCAAGCAGACCGGGAACGGCGTCGTCTCGATGGTGCTCTGCCTGGAGGACTCCATCGCCGACGAGGACGTGCCCGCCGGTGAGGAGAACCTGGTCCGGCAGTTCGCCGAGCTGGACGCGCTGAACGCGCGGACCGGCGCCGAGCCGCCGCTGCTGTTCGTCCGGGTGCGCACGCCCGAGCAGATCCCCGACCTCGTCCGGCGCCTCGGGGCCGGCGCCCGGCTGCTGTCCGGATTCGTACTGCCCAAGTTCACCGAGGAACGCGGCGTCCCCTTCCTGGAGGCGCTGAGCGCGGCCGAGACCGCGAGCGGCCGGCGGCTCTTCGCCATGCCGGTGCTGGAATCCCCCGAGCTGCTGTACCGCGAGTCCCGCGTGGAGACCCTGGAGGGCATCGCCCGCGCGGTCGGCAAGTACCGCGACCGGGTGCTGGCCCTGCGCCTCGGCGTCACCGACTTCTGCTCCTCCTACGGGCTGCGCCGCGCCCCCGACATGACCGCGTACGACGTCCAGATCGTGGCCTCCGTGATCGCCGACGTGGTCAACATGCTGGCCCGGGCCGACGGCAGCGGGTTCACCGTGACCGGGCCGGTGTGGGAGTACTTCCGGGTCCCCGAGCGCGTCTTCAAGCCCCAGCTACGGGCGAGCCCCTTCCTGGAGGTGCGCGCCGTCGAACTGCGCGAGAAGCTGATCGAACACGCCATGGACGGCCTGCTGCGGGAGATCTCCCTGGACCAGGCCAACGGTCTGCTCGGCAAGACCTGCATCCATCCCTCCCACGTCCTGCCCGTGCACGCGCTGTCCGTGGTCAGCCACGAGGAATTCAGCGACGCCGCGGACATCCTCCGGCCGGACAGCGACGGCGGCGGCGTCCTCAGGTCCGCGTACACGAACAAGATGAACGAAGTGAAGCCCCATCGCGCCTGGGCCGAGCGGACCCTGCTGCGCGCGGAGGTCTTCGGCGTGGCCAACGAGGACATCGGCTTCGTGGACCTGCTGGCCGCCGGCGTGACCGGCTGA
- a CDS encoding phosphoribosyltransferase: protein MKNAVNDGVWSGTWVARRLGVELEGDEHLTDLLGMALRRNPKRAHLLVSKVLGKHVPQSPAVVHGHGVRLGHRVRALLGDAEAARAVVLGYAETATGLGHSVADGLALAPYLHSTRRPVAGVTPAGGFEESHSHATSHLLLPEDPALLAGDGPLVLVDDEFSTGNTVLNTIRELHARHPRRRYVVVALVDMRSAEDTARLDRFAEEIGARVDLVAAASGTVRLPEGVLEKGQALVAEHESAGAEPGPAPHGEVTRVGLGWPDGLPDGGRHGFTPAHRARLEAALPAMAARIAQALPAASRRVLVLGFEELMYAPLRLAAELERTVPAEVRYSTTTRSPVLALDDPGYAIRTRLAFPAHDDPADGPGERYAYNVAGAGFDTVVAVVDSAADTDRLHAPDGLLARLTEHAPHVLLAVVPAHAPHPSERPAMLPEPLRGPAFSSYAPDEVGWLLQDLSAVSLEAPTEEREEAVQNGGAHYAESLPVEYQPSERYQALFHAALDTSADRIARAVGVVTETVLTERSTRPVLVSLARAGTPVGVLMRRWAGQRYGVELPHYAVSIVRGRGIDANALRWLAAHHDPRDVVFVDGWTGKGAISRELAAAIEEFERAEGVTGFDPEIAVLADPGSCVRTYGTREDFLIPSACLNSTVSGLISRTVLRADLVGPHDFHGAKFYRELADTDVSVAFLDAVSARFPQVLDEVDAAVKELLAEDRSPTWEGWRAVERISEEYGIHDVNLVKPGVGETTRVLLRRVPWKILAKADAGADLDHVRLLAEQRGVPVEEVDDLPYTCVGLIHPRYTRGATGADGRAVNV, encoded by the coding sequence ATGAAGAACGCAGTGAACGACGGCGTCTGGTCCGGCACCTGGGTCGCACGGCGGCTCGGTGTCGAACTGGAGGGCGACGAGCACCTGACCGACCTGCTGGGGATGGCGCTGCGCCGCAACCCCAAGCGGGCCCATCTGCTGGTCTCGAAGGTGCTCGGCAAGCACGTCCCGCAGTCGCCCGCCGTGGTCCACGGCCACGGGGTCCGCCTCGGCCACCGGGTCCGCGCCCTGCTCGGCGACGCGGAGGCGGCCCGCGCGGTCGTCCTCGGGTACGCGGAGACCGCCACCGGGCTCGGCCACTCGGTCGCGGACGGCCTCGCCCTCGCCCCGTACCTGCACTCCACCCGCCGTCCGGTCGCCGGGGTCACCCCGGCCGGCGGCTTCGAGGAGTCCCACTCCCACGCCACCTCCCACCTGCTGCTCCCCGAGGACCCGGCGCTGCTGGCCGGGGACGGCCCGCTGGTGCTGGTGGACGACGAGTTCTCCACCGGCAACACCGTCCTCAACACCATCCGCGAGCTGCACGCCCGCCATCCCCGGCGCCGCTACGTGGTGGTCGCCCTGGTGGACATGCGCTCCGCCGAGGACACCGCCCGGCTGGACCGGTTCGCCGAGGAGATCGGCGCCCGCGTCGACCTGGTCGCGGCCGCCTCCGGGACCGTACGGCTGCCCGAGGGCGTGCTGGAGAAGGGGCAGGCGCTGGTCGCGGAGCACGAGAGCGCGGGCGCGGAGCCCGGCCCGGCACCGCACGGCGAGGTGACGCGGGTCGGGCTGGGCTGGCCGGACGGGCTGCCGGACGGCGGACGGCACGGCTTCACCCCCGCCCACCGCGCCCGGCTGGAGGCGGCGCTGCCCGCCATGGCCGCCCGGATCGCCCAGGCGCTGCCCGCGGCCTCCCGCAGGGTGCTCGTGCTCGGCTTCGAGGAGCTGATGTACGCCCCGCTGCGGCTCGCGGCCGAGCTGGAGCGGACCGTCCCGGCCGAGGTGCGCTACTCCACCACCACCCGCTCACCCGTCCTCGCCCTGGACGACCCCGGCTACGCGATACGCACCCGCCTGGCCTTCCCCGCCCACGACGACCCGGCGGACGGCCCCGGCGAGCGGTACGCCTACAACGTCGCCGGCGCGGGCTTCGACACCGTGGTCGCCGTGGTCGACTCCGCCGCCGACACCGACCGTCTGCACGCCCCGGACGGCCTGCTGGCCCGCCTCACGGAGCATGCCCCGCACGTCCTGCTCGCGGTCGTGCCCGCGCACGCCCCCCACCCCTCCGAAAGGCCGGCCATGCTGCCCGAGCCCCTCCGCGGCCCCGCCTTCTCCTCGTACGCGCCCGACGAGGTCGGCTGGCTGCTCCAGGACCTCTCGGCGGTCAGCCTGGAGGCGCCGACCGAGGAGCGCGAGGAGGCCGTGCAGAACGGCGGCGCGCACTACGCGGAGTCGCTGCCGGTGGAGTACCAGCCCAGCGAGCGCTACCAGGCGCTGTTCCACGCGGCCCTGGACACCTCCGCCGACCGGATCGCCCGCGCGGTCGGCGTCGTCACCGAGACGGTCCTCACCGAGCGGTCCACCCGCCCGGTGCTGGTCTCCCTCGCCCGCGCCGGAACGCCCGTCGGCGTGCTGATGCGCCGCTGGGCCGGGCAGCGCTACGGGGTCGAACTCCCGCACTACGCCGTCTCGATCGTCCGGGGCCGGGGCATCGACGCCAACGCGCTGCGCTGGCTCGCCGCCCACCACGACCCGCGTGATGTGGTGTTCGTGGACGGCTGGACCGGCAAGGGTGCCATTTCCCGCGAACTCGCAGCCGCCATCGAGGAGTTCGAGCGCGCGGAGGGGGTCACCGGCTTCGACCCGGAGATCGCCGTCCTCGCCGACCCCGGCTCCTGTGTGCGCACCTACGGCACCCGCGAGGACTTCCTCATACCCTCGGCCTGCCTCAACTCCACGGTCTCCGGCCTGATATCGCGCACCGTGCTGCGCGCCGACCTGGTCGGCCCGCACGACTTCCACGGCGCGAAGTTCTACCGCGAACTCGCGGACACCGACGTGTCGGTGGCCTTCCTCGACGCCGTCTCCGCCCGCTTCCCCCAGGTGCTGGACGAGGTGGACGCGGCCGTCAAGGAACTGCTCGCCGAGGACCGCTCCCCCACCTGGGAGGGCTGGCGGGCCGTGGAGCGGATCAGCGAGGAGTACGGCATCCACGACGTGAACCTGGTCAAGCCCGGCGTCGGCGAGACCACGCGGGTGCTGCTGCGCCGGGTGCCGTGGAAGATCCTCGCCAAGGCGGACGCGGGCGCGGACCTCGACCACGTGCGGCTGCTCGCCGAACAGCGCGGGGTGCCGGTGGAGGAGGTCGACGACCTGCCGTACACCTGCGTCGGGCTGATCCACCCCCGGTACACCCGGGGTGCCACCGGCGCCGACGGCCGGGCGGTGAACGTCTGA
- a CDS encoding HAD family hydrolase, whose translation MPVLVASDLDRTLIYSAGALALTMPDARAPRLLCVEVHESRPLSFMTETAAALLTELADAAVFVPTTTRTRVQYERISLPGPPARYAICANGGHLLVDGVTDEDWHASVLARLADECAPLAEITDHLRRASDPVWLRKQRVAEDLFAYLVVERELLPEGWVGELAEWAGERGWTVSLQGRKIYAVPQPLTKGAAVREVARRTGAELTLAAGDSHLDADLLLAADRGWRPGHGELADSGWSAPAVGAVAERGVLAGERITREFLRVARGAVVPARLPA comes from the coding sequence ATGCCCGTACTGGTGGCCAGCGACCTCGACCGCACCCTGATCTACTCGGCCGGCGCCCTCGCGCTCACCATGCCGGACGCGCGGGCCCCCCGGCTGCTGTGCGTGGAGGTGCACGAGTCCCGTCCGCTGTCCTTCATGACGGAGACCGCGGCTGCGCTGCTGACCGAGCTGGCGGACGCGGCGGTGTTCGTGCCGACGACCACCCGGACCCGCGTCCAGTACGAGCGCATCAGCCTGCCGGGACCGCCCGCCCGGTACGCGATCTGCGCCAACGGCGGCCATCTGCTGGTCGACGGGGTCACGGACGAGGACTGGCACGCCTCGGTGCTGGCACGGCTGGCCGACGAGTGCGCGCCGCTCGCGGAGATCACCGACCATCTGCGCCGGGCCTCCGACCCGGTCTGGCTGCGCAAGCAGCGGGTGGCGGAGGACCTGTTCGCGTATCTGGTGGTCGAGCGGGAGCTGCTGCCCGAGGGATGGGTCGGCGAGCTGGCGGAGTGGGCCGGGGAGCGGGGCTGGACGGTGTCGCTCCAGGGCCGGAAGATCTACGCCGTTCCGCAGCCGCTCACCAAGGGCGCCGCCGTGCGCGAGGTGGCCCGGCGTACGGGGGCGGAGCTGACGCTCGCGGCCGGTGACTCGCATCTGGACGCCGACCTGCTGCTGGCCGCCGACCGGGGCTGGCGTCCCGGCCACGGCGAGCTCGCCGACAGCGGGTGGAGCGCGCCGGCGGTGGGCGCGGTGGCCGAGCGGGGGGTGCTGGCGGGGGAGCGGATCACCCGCGAGTTCCTCCGGGTGGCGCGGGGCGCGGTGGTCCCGGCGCGCCTGCCGGCGTAG
- a CDS encoding FmdB family zinc ribbon protein — translation MPRYEYRCRTCGDTFELARPMAEFADPATCPEGHGDTVKLLSAVAVGGSSAAPAPSGGGGGCCGGGCCG, via the coding sequence ATGCCTCGCTACGAGTACCGCTGCCGGACCTGCGGCGACACCTTCGAACTCGCCCGCCCCATGGCGGAGTTCGCCGACCCCGCCACCTGCCCCGAGGGCCACGGCGACACGGTCAAGCTCCTCTCGGCGGTCGCCGTGGGCGGCTCCTCCGCCGCCCCGGCCCCCTCGGGCGGAGGCGGCGGCTGCTGTGGAGGCGGCTGCTGCGGCTGA
- a CDS encoding DUF4383 domain-containing protein, whose product MAAQAVNSRGDRSPRHRTVLDEHLPVDHRLNLVYRIGAGLIGLFLLVFGILGVVGHIGAFNVGSDTVAGLNTNGALSVLSIIVGLVLLVGMVIGGNFASTLNMVFGVLFILSGFLNLGLLDTENNFLAFRIQNVFFTFIVGLLLMTFGMYGRVGSALPHDNPYWRSRHPEAEHEQPALTTPDKRAVTGPDTKAE is encoded by the coding sequence ATGGCCGCACAAGCAGTGAACTCGCGCGGTGACCGGTCCCCCCGGCACCGCACCGTGCTCGACGAGCATCTGCCCGTCGACCACCGCCTGAACCTGGTCTACCGCATCGGCGCGGGCCTGATCGGACTCTTCCTGCTCGTCTTTGGCATCCTCGGCGTGGTCGGCCACATCGGCGCCTTCAACGTCGGCAGCGACACCGTGGCCGGGCTGAACACCAACGGCGCGCTGAGCGTGCTTTCCATCATCGTCGGCCTGGTGCTCCTGGTGGGCATGGTGATCGGCGGCAACTTCGCCTCGACCCTGAACATGGTCTTCGGGGTGCTGTTCATCCTGAGCGGCTTCCTGAACCTGGGCCTGCTGGACACCGAGAACAACTTCCTGGCGTTCAGGATCCAGAACGTGTTCTTCACCTTCATCGTCGGCCTGCTGCTGATGACCTTCGGCATGTACGGCCGAGTCGGCTCGGCCCTGCCGCACGACAACCCCTACTGGCGCTCCCGGCACCCCGAGGCCGAGCACGAACAGCCCGCCCTCACCACCCCGGACAAGCGCGCCGTCACCGGGCCGGACACCAAGGCCGAGTGA
- a CDS encoding ketopantoate reductase family protein, which translates to MTDKPTVAVLGPGGIGGLLAALLSRSGHRVICLAREATADALRGDGIRVRSGRFGDFEAAVEADTELREPVDACLITVKHTTLDAALTRVPPAVLGDALVVPLLNGIEHPAELRRRFAPELVAPATIRVESTRVRAGAGEGVVIEHGSPFAEIDLAGAATVRPRIDTLATALSAAGVTTRVVDDETAALWAKMGFLAPFALLTTRYGVPVGEARTRYRTELEALVAETAAVSRACGAPADPAQSLARYDMFPPGAKSSMQRDAEAGRALELDAIGGALLRAAERHGVPVPVTARLVKELGGGAG; encoded by the coding sequence ATGACGGACAAGCCCACGGTGGCGGTCCTGGGCCCCGGCGGGATCGGCGGACTTCTGGCCGCCCTGCTGTCCCGTTCCGGGCACCGCGTGATCTGCCTGGCGCGGGAGGCCACGGCGGACGCGCTGCGCGGTGACGGAATCCGGGTCCGCAGCGGCCGGTTCGGCGACTTCGAGGCGGCCGTGGAGGCGGACACCGAGCTGCGCGAGCCGGTCGACGCCTGCCTGATCACCGTCAAGCACACGACGCTGGACGCGGCCCTGACGCGCGTACCGCCCGCCGTGCTCGGTGACGCCCTGGTCGTACCGCTGCTGAACGGGATCGAACACCCGGCGGAGCTGCGCAGGCGCTTTGCGCCCGAGCTGGTCGCGCCCGCGACGATCCGCGTGGAGTCCACCCGCGTCCGGGCCGGTGCGGGCGAGGGCGTGGTGATCGAACACGGCAGCCCCTTCGCCGAGATCGACCTCGCGGGCGCGGCGACGGTACGCCCCCGGATCGACACCCTGGCCACCGCTCTCTCGGCGGCCGGTGTGACGACGCGGGTGGTGGACGACGAGACGGCGGCCCTCTGGGCCAAGATGGGCTTCCTCGCCCCGTTCGCCCTGCTCACCACCCGCTACGGGGTGCCGGTCGGCGAGGCCCGCACGCGGTACCGCACGGAGCTGGAGGCCCTGGTCGCCGAGACGGCGGCCGTCAGCCGCGCCTGCGGCGCCCCGGCGGACCCGGCTCAGTCGCTCGCCCGCTACGACATGTTCCCGCCGGGCGCCAAGTCCTCGATGCAACGGGACGCGGAGGCGGGCCGCGCGCTCGAACTCGACGCGATCGGCGGCGCGTTGCTGCGCGCGGCCGAGCGGCACGGGGTGCCGGTGCCGGTGACCGCGCGTCTGGTGAAGGAGCTGGGCGGCGGCGCCGGCTGA
- a CDS encoding DUF2277 domain-containing protein, which translates to MCRSIKTLRPPVLPGEATEDDIRAAALQYVRKVSGFRAPAAHNREAFEQAVDAVTRATAELLGSLEVRGRPVREELA; encoded by the coding sequence ATGTGCCGGAGTATCAAGACGTTGCGGCCGCCCGTGTTGCCCGGTGAGGCCACCGAGGACGACATCCGCGCCGCCGCGCTGCAGTACGTACGCAAGGTCTCGGGCTTCAGGGCCCCGGCCGCGCACAACCGCGAGGCGTTCGAGCAGGCCGTGGACGCCGTCACCCGGGCCACGGCGGAGCTGCTGGGCAGCCTGGAGGTGCGGGGAAGGCCCGTACGGGAGGAGCTGGCGTGA